In one window of Candidatus Hydrogenedentota bacterium DNA:
- the thiS gene encoding sulfur carrier protein ThiS gives MPITVIVNGAPRAADDGATVLTLVQALGLDPMTVAVERNGAILDRSQHAETALADGDTLELVRFVGGG, from the coding sequence ATGCCCATTACGGTGATCGTGAACGGCGCGCCGCGCGCGGCGGACGACGGCGCGACGGTGCTGACGCTGGTCCAGGCCCTCGGCCTGGACCCCATGACCGTGGCGGTGGAGCGGAACGGCGCGATTTTGGACCGGAGCCAGCACGCGGAAACCGCGCTGGCCGACGGCGACACCCTGGAACTGGTCCGCTTCGTGGGGGGCGGCTGA